One Actinomycetota bacterium genomic window, TCGAGCGAGCGGCGCGGTCGAAGATGTTCCCGCGTCGTTCACGGGCGGGCGCTGGGTCGCTGCGACCGCACTTCGGCCCGGCGACGTCGCGACGATCCGCCCCGGAGCCGTCGTCGATGCGGCCGGCACGACGAACGGCGCGAGCGTCTCGCTTGGATCTGCGGTTTGGGACGTGCTGCACGTCGGCGCCTGATCCCATGTCGGCAGCTCGCCCGGCGGGAGACGATGCGTTCTGTGACGACGACTGACATGGCTGACATGTCAGCCATGTCAGCCATGTCAGCCATGTCAGCCACCCGCGCGACGAAGCTTCGTGCCGTCCGGCTCTTACTCGCGCTGATCGTCCTGATCGGCTCGATCGCGAGCGTTCCTTCGGGCGTCACGGCGGCCCCCACCGACCCAACGAGCTACGTCGACCCGATGATCGGCACGCTCGGCTCGGGATTCGTGTTCCCCGGACCCGCGGCGCCGTACGGGATGGTGCAGCTCTCGCCCGACACCGACGGCGTATTCGCGTACACCGGCTACCAGTGGATCGACCTCTTCATGCGCGGATTCAGCCACGTGCACGTGCAATCGATGGGCGTGCCCGAGGGCGGCAATATCCCGTTCATGCCCACCGCAGGGCCGGTCACCTCGACCGACGTCGAGCAGTACAAGTCTCTGTACTCGCACGCGTTCGAGCTTGCCGAGGCCGCTTACTATCGCGTGAAGCTCCTCAGCTATGGGATCGACGCCGAGCTGACGACCGGCTTGCGCGTCGGGATGCACCGCTACACCTTCCCGCCGGGCGTTCAGCAGAACGTGATGCTCGACATCGGACGGCAGATCCCAGGCGGCGAGTCCACCGAGCTCACCCGAACGCCGGGGACGAACCTCGCCTCGATCAGCATCCTTCCCGATCAGCGCACCGTGATGGGGACCGCCAACGTCGACCTCGAGGCCGAGGACAACTACCCCGTCCACTTCGCCGCGCGCTTCGACCGGCCGTTCGACTCGTACGGCGTATGGCCGAGCCGGGGAGCGCCGGTCAAAACCGGCGCAACGACCATCGACGGCGACGGAGCCGGTGCCGTCGTCAGCTTCGCATCCGACCAGACGCAGCTCGTCGTCAAGACCGGCCTCTCGTTCACGAGCCCGGAGGCGGCGCTCGCGAACCTCGAGGCCGAGCTGCCGGGCGACGACTTCGACTTCGACGCGCAACGCGTCGAGACCCGCGCCGCCTGGAGCGACGCACTCCGATCGATCACCGTCGACGGCGGCACCGTGCTCGAGAAGCGCAGCTTCTACACGGCGCTGTATCACGCGCAGCACCATCCGAACGTGTTCAACGACGCGGCCGGGACGTACCTGGGCCACGACGGAGCCGTGCACACGATCGGCGCGCCCGGCGACCCGATGCCGGCAGGATCGACCTACTACGCGAACTTCTCGCTGTGGGACACGTATCGCGCCGAGATGCCGCTGCTGATGCTCATCGCGCCCGACCGGATGCGCGACATGATGCGCTCGTGGCGCGCGATCGTGCGGCAGGGCGGACGGCTTCCGCGATGGAGCCTGATGAACGTGCACGCCGACTTCATGAACGGCGAGCCGGCGCTGCAGTCGTTCGCCGACGCCTACTGCCGGGGGCTGGTGCCCGACGACGTCCTTCCCGAGCTCTACGCCGATGCCGTCCGCCTCGCGCTCGTCGACCGGCGCGACCCCGAGTACCTCGAACTCGGTTACGTGCCCTACCCGGGGAGCGGCGCCAGCTCGACGCTCGAACACGCGATCGGCGATTTCGCTTTGGCGCTGGTCGCCGACCGGCTCGGCGAGACCGCCGACCGCGACGCGCTGCTGGCACAGGCCGACAACTGGCGCAACATCTTCGATCCGCAGACAAAGTTCATACGCCCGCGGCGCGCGGACGGCGCGTGGAAGGCCAACTACCACCCCGAGCTCCCCGACGGGTTCCGCGAGGGCACCGGCTGGCAATACACCTGGCTCGTTCCCCAAGACGTCGCGGGCCTGTTCCAGGCGATGGGCCCCGCGAAAGCGCGCCGGCGGCTCGACACGTTCTTCATGACACCGGTCGCGGAGCTGATCCCCTATCTCACGCCCGAGGTGCAGCAGAAGCTCTCGCTGTACGGCATCGCGTACTACGGCAACCAGTACGCGCCCTCGAACGAGCACGACCTCCAGGCGCCGTACCTCTACGACTGGACGTCGGAGCCCTGGAAGACCCAAGCGCTGGCACGCGCGTATCAGACGCTGTACCGCGCGACGCCCGACGGGCTGCCGGGCAACGACGACCTCGGCACGATGAGCGCGTGGTTCGTGTGGAGCGCGCTCGGCTTCTACCCGACGATCGCCGGCGCGCCCGTCTACACGATCGGGAGCCCGCTCTTCCCGCGCGCGACGATCCGGCTCCCCGGCGGCGCGTTCACCGTCGAGGCGCCTGGGACGTCGTTGCTCGGCAAGTACGTGCACGGCGCGACGCTCAACGGCGCTCCGCTCGACAGGACCTGGTTCACGCACGATTCGTTCACGCCCGGCGGCTCGGCGCGGTTCGA contains:
- a CDS encoding GH92 family glycosyl hydrolase gives rise to the protein MSATRATKLRAVRLLLALIVLIGSIASVPSGVTAAPTDPTSYVDPMIGTLGSGFVFPGPAAPYGMVQLSPDTDGVFAYTGYQWIDLFMRGFSHVHVQSMGVPEGGNIPFMPTAGPVTSTDVEQYKSLYSHAFELAEAAYYRVKLLSYGIDAELTTGLRVGMHRYTFPPGVQQNVMLDIGRQIPGGESTELTRTPGTNLASISILPDQRTVMGTANVDLEAEDNYPVHFAARFDRPFDSYGVWPSRGAPVKTGATTIDGDGAGAVVSFASDQTQLVVKTGLSFTSPEAALANLEAELPGDDFDFDAQRVETRAAWSDALRSITVDGGTVLEKRSFYTALYHAQHHPNVFNDAAGTYLGHDGAVHTIGAPGDPMPAGSTYYANFSLWDTYRAEMPLLMLIAPDRMRDMMRSWRAIVRQGGRLPRWSLMNVHADFMNGEPALQSFADAYCRGLVPDDVLPELYADAVRLALVDRRDPEYLELGYVPYPGSGASSTLEHAIGDFALALVADRLGETADRDALLAQADNWRNIFDPQTKFIRPRRADGAWKANYHPELPDGFREGTGWQYTWLVPQDVAGLFQAMGPAKARRRLDTFFMTPVAELIPYLTPEVQQKLSLYGIAYYGNQYAPSNEHDLQAPYLYDWTSEPWKTQALARAYQTLYRATPDGLPGNDDLGTMSAWFVWSALGFYPTIAGAPVYTIGSPLFPRATIRLPGGAFTVEAPGTSLLGKYVHGATLNGAPLDRTWFTHDSFTPGGSARFEMGVTANKGWGSTTTPPSMSTSPLSAFGCTP